CTGGCGACTTCTGCATCCTCTGGCGTGTCGGCATTCGCCCGCACGCCAATATCGCGCATCTCGTCGGCCCAAGTCAGTAATTCGCGGAATGCGCCGCCGATGCCAGCTTCGACCATGGGCATGGCCCCAACAAGAACCTGCCCCTTGGTGCCGTCCAGCGTAATGACGTCGCCTTCCGAAAACACTCGCCCATCAGCGCCGCGCATCGTGCGGGCCTTGGTGTTGATGTCGATATCAGTGGCCCCCGCGACACAAGGCAATCCCAATCCACGGGCGATCACGGCGGCATGGCCGTTGGCCCCGCCTCGCTCGGTCAGAATACCCCGTGCCGCATGCATCCCGCGCACGTCTTCGGGGCTGGTTTCGCGGCGCACAAGAATGCAGGCCTCGCCTTGGGCCGCAGCGGTTTGCGCAGCAAAGGAGTCAAACACCAGTTTACCCGTCGCCGCACCCGGGCTGGCGGCAATACCACGGGCGAACACGTCGCGCTTGGCTTTTGGGGAAACCTGCTGGTGAAGCAGTTCCGAAAGGGCGCGAGGCTCGATCCGCAAAACGGCATCCTCGCGCGAAATAATCTCGTCATTGGCCAGACTAGTGACGACGGCGACTTCAGCGCGCGCGGACCTCGGGGCATTCACCGCGTCGAGAATGAACAATTTCCCACCCTCAAGCGTGAACTCGATCTGCATCTCTTCGCGCAGTCCGGTCCGTGACACCTCGCCCAAGCGGCACAGCTCGTTGAAAACGTCGGGCTTGCTCTCCTGCAAAGACGGGCCACGCTTGTCCTGCGTCAGGAACATCGTGTCGTTTTCGCCGCCGCTCAACGCGTCGCGCCCTTGGCTCTGCGGCTTGTAGCGGCCAACTTCCTGCGCGTCACCGCTGTCGGAGTTGATGAACTGGATCACCCCGGAGCCGCTTTCGCCCTTGCCCATGCCAAAGGCCATGCGCTGCACCACAAGGCCCAAGCCAGCATCTTCGGGCGCACCCTTGGACATCCGTAGTAATCGGGCGGAGGTCCCCTCCCATGCCCGCGCCATGGATTTCAGCACGTTGAACAACTGCACTTCCACATCCTGCGGGAAAGCTTCGTCGGTCTCGTCTTCATAGGCGGATAGCGCGTTCTCGACGGTCAGGTTCGGAATGTCGAACATCTCGTCATCTAACCGTGCCACATCGACCGCGTAGGAGCGGATGAATTTCAGATGCAGAGCCGCAGCGGCAGTCGAGCCCAGCCGCGACGCAAAAAACGCCTCGTTGGTGCGGTTCATACCGATGTTGAGGATCGTCCCCGGCCCGCCCCAATCCGGCATCACCGGCGAAGCCCGCACCGAAAGAACCGGCCAGCTGCCGAAATGCTCCAGCAGGGCCTTGGTATCGGGCTGCTGGCCGCCTGCAATCGC
Above is a window of Litoreibacter janthinus DNA encoding:
- a CDS encoding putative PEP-binding protein, with the translated sequence MLDHLNFELITPTAAVHRKLHGARAKCLQRLIRLGMPVPDTVALSAATVRAIAGGQQPDTKALLEHFGSWPVLSVRASPVMPDWGGPGTILNIGMNRTNEAFFASRLGSTAAAALHLKFIRSYAVDVARLDDEMFDIPNLTVENALSAYEDETDEAFPQDVEVQLFNVLKSMARAWEGTSARLLRMSKGAPEDAGLGLVVQRMAFGMGKGESGSGVIQFINSDSGDAQEVGRYKPQSQGRDALSGGENDTMFLTQDKRGPSLQESKPDVFNELCRLGEVSRTGLREEMQIEFTLEGGKLFILDAVNAPRSARAEVAVVTSLANDEIISREDAVLRIEPRALSELLHQQVSPKAKRDVFARGIAASPGAATGKLVFDSFAAQTAAAQGEACILVRRETSPEDVRGMHAARGILTERGGANGHAAVIARGLGLPCVAGATDIDINTKARTMRGADGRVFSEGDVITLDGTKGQVLVGAMPMVEAGIGGAFRELLTWADEMRDIGVRANADTPEDAEVASLFNAEGIGLCRTEHMFFGEDRLTVLREAIFAEDAEDRAAALSRLLPMQRADFRDMFRIMAPRPVCLRLFDPPLHEFLPSTRAGIVELADALDMSAREVQARVDDLSEVNPMLGMRGVRLGITVPEIYDMQARAIFEAAIEASSEGAVVVPEVMIPLVSAKREVEIVKSRIDAVAADVMSETGKTLEYRLGVMVETPRAALRAGDIATHASFLSFGTNDMTQMTYGLSRDDAGRFMSTYVNQGVFPEDPFLALDQDGVGELLALASERGRHVRAKLTLSVCGEHGGDPDSIEFCRSLGMDYVSCSPYRVPIARLAAAQLAIRKPLEEDDVYEFPEDDGFVPL